In Littorina saxatilis isolate snail1 linkage group LG8, US_GU_Lsax_2.0, whole genome shotgun sequence, a single genomic region encodes these proteins:
- the LOC138974519 gene encoding phospholipid-transporting ATPase ABCA3-like has protein sequence MGFVRQVGLGLYKNLLLKKTFILICIIYEFVCPLGFSLYIYYLGTRGNFSTSNVIDGLGVYRISSNTDVCNIHLPSPKPLSIVPSESNTNTTILGFTPKTALTKRLMSRFDKQAAPIPTYWDLTVGFPNMTSLLDFYRTGNLTMWAAVEFQGLEMATQLPLTAHYHIRHSESLPTESTFPSELLQPVEGSKLNERRGNIQYLMSKAFIEEWGGNSSNFSLGLVQLVPSIRRVDPYFMGKLRELVPTGVFYLLIFGLLGVNMVLIVDEKRKKLKEKMEMMGLSSAALWMSWFLTIYVYLVIIMTIPTVSFSLTSSSPDKALFRDLSMSLFWVLLMLYSAALASFWLMMGALVIRTSDAVYFPVLGFWYAMIYTQKVISSWYPGMSRWQKMANCLVFNHALGFSMQIISEYDTANVPLTWAKLNEPLDYVDTLSMLDVWLMLLVDTGIHLLVTWYLDNVAPGHFSLPKPFYFFLTRAHRCGHADSSGARHPGMEDVDRKYFESDPVGLAVGVNIVHLRKEFGQQVTFLLPDNQSAQFPDLFAFLEETKGQLGITDFGASATTLEEVFLKVGESSATGDLKLSSTTRIAVPEEGDGEEASSATSAAVDENFVDPSARQAASRVSMPEEQSSHGDNDVRSDVDNKLGSDVDNVEKSDVNQNSGDVNQEASGVILTTSVVRMKASDVKQKASNVNQNAKAVDVLALSRGYSRLSGFQLSLSQLRGMEVKKAICWWRSPVLSLIQLLLPVVFAVLVYPVARQSLTLVTRIQGSKGEHPPLTLNLDPFCETTVLYGVFDSLGPEPNVTQPGVKPKASARSSLGKLYAGQFGDNQHEAKEVGSYKEMCKLTTGFSVLDFSRKVIVGAAFWTWGNVSEVLAMGLYNPFPLHAMDIATALVLNAVAKERINSSVNIVPVLYPLPDKSPVTLSPSPEQKIAMQGMLGLLAGLLVGLGMSFHAPLFVSSITSERVTGSKHLQRVSGMSPVVFWTGNLLWDLVVCAPTFALVIGVLCLADLNPLSGGLPPAVIIVLFVLYGPAMLGFNYLTHFCFTTALNAMTSLFFLYIASGVFLPLIVFSLFNRIAGDQGMVYLLDAVCSLLLPAYNLITALIKLFSNYENLSLCESADYKQTCLARESPCCKDYGKGCGPKPCLEFTENYWAIEGGVGKYLIYLSVQNVVFLLLTLEIERRWLAWGGCSWPCSKGVAAKGGGAERSGVERDADLAEEWRRIERSDVIKLCKQDRVLLKVSDLSKTYLRVAVDHDGVCGCESTTWRAVERLCVGVAEKECFGLLGQSGAGKSTTLKMLTGEVVMTKGQAFVNGYSVMSQLRQVQRSIGYCPQTDPLIEHMTCYETLAMFGRLRGIPDSHLNDCVASVLEVLELGSHGAKRAGNLSGGMKRKLTTAMSLIGDPSVILLDEPFTGLDPSARRHLWDVLSSVRSGGSTLILTSHSMEECEALCTRVAIMVNGRMKCLGTTQHLKSRFGQGFTLSVRMGLKKNGQLASFNPLVTYVQSHFRSAKCFNSDHLQGYAYIQIPDPHTPLSAVFRALESAKLALNVQDYSVHQTSLQQVFLAFTSDQQRYPQPEQEP, from the exons ATGGGGTTTGTAAGACAAGTAGGTCTCGGCCTGTATAAAAACCTGTTGTTGAAGAAAACCTTTATCTTAATATGTATCATCTATGAGTTTGTGTGTCCCCTTGGATTCTCTTTGTATATCTATTATCTTGGCACTCGCGGGAATTTTTCGACAAGCAACGTGATAGATGGGCTTGGGGTTTATAGGATATCTTCAAACACTGATGTGTGCAATATTCACCTGCCTAGTCCAAAACCGCTTTCAATCGTTCCCTCGGAATCGAATACAAATACAACAATCCTCGGATTTACTCCAAAGACTGCTCTGACCAAAAGGCTCATGTCGCGCTTTGACAAGCAAGCAGCCCCTATCCCCACATACTGGGACTTGACGGTGGGATTCCCGAACATGACGTCATTGCTGGATTTTTACCGAACGGGCAACTTGACGATGTGGGCCGCCGTTGAGTTTCAGGGGCTGGAGATGGCCACACAGCTGCCTCTCACAGCACACTATCACATTCGTCACTCCGAAAGTTTGCCTACAGAATCGACCTTCCCTTCTGAACTGTTACAGCCAGTAGAGGGTTCTAAATTGAATGAAAGGAGAGGGAACATTCAGTACCTGATGTCTAAAGCCTTCATCGAAGAATGGGGCGGAAACAGCAGCAACTTTAGTCTTGGCTTAGTGCAGCTAGTCCCGAGCATTCGTCGTGTGGATCCGTATTTTATGGGGAAACTGAGAGAATTAGTCCCTACCGGCGTCTTTTATTTGCTGATTTTTGGCttac TGGGTGTAAACATGGTGTTAATTGTGGACGAGAAGCGGAAGAAGCTAAAGGAGAAGATGGAAATGATGGGCTTGTCGTCCGCAGCCCTGTGGATGTCGTGGTTTTTGACGATCTACGTCTATTTGGTTATCATAATGACCATCCCCACTGTGAGCTTCTCCCTGACGTCCAGCTCGCCGGACAAGGCGCTCTTCCGTGACCTGTCCATGTCACTCTTCTGGGTCTTGCTCATGCTCTACTCGGCGGCGTTGGCGTCTTTCTGGCTGATGATGGGAGCTCTCGTCATAAGAACCAGCGACGCCGTTTATTTCCCCGTACTCGGCTTCTGGTACGCCATGATCTACACGCAAAAGGTCATCTCTTCTTGGTACCCCGGCATGTCAAGATGGCAAAAGATGGCGAACTGCCTAGTCTTCAACCACGCGCTAGGCTTTAGCATGCAG ATCATATCGGAGTACGACACGGCCAACGTGCCCCTGACCTGGGCCAAGCTGAACGAACCGTTGGACTACGTGGACACGCTGTCCATGCTGGACGTGTGGCTCATGCTGTTGGTCGACACGGGCATCCACCTCCTGGTCACCTGGTATCTGGACAACGTCGCGCCCGGACACTTCAGCCTGCCAAAGCCCTTCTACTTCTTTTTGACCAGAGCCCACAGGTGCGGTCACGCGGACTCGAGCGGCGCCCGGCACCCCGGCATGGAGGACGTTGACCGCAAGTACTTTGAGTCTGACCCCGTGGGACTGGCAGTGGGGGTCAACATCGTCCACCTACGCAAGGAGTTCGGCCAGCAG GTGACTTTCCTGCTGCCCGACAACCAGTCTGCCCAGTTCCCCGATCTCTTCGCCTTCCTCGAGGAGACCAAGGGTCAGCTGGGCATCACGGATTTTGGCGCCTCCGCCACGACCTTGGAGGAGGTGTTTCTCAAGGTCGGGGAGAGCTCAGCGACTGGCGACCTCAAGCTCTCCAGCACAACCCGCATCGCCGTGCCggaggagggggatggggaaGAAGCTTCCTCGGCCACCTCAGCTGCTGTAGACGAGAACTTCGTCGATCCCAGTGCCAGACAGGCGGCCAGTCGGGTCAGCATGCCCGAGGAGCAGTCCAGCCACGGAGACAATGACGTGAGGAGCGACGTAGACAACAAACTGGGGAGCGACGTAGACAACGTCGAGAAAAGCGACGTCAACCAGAACTCCGGCGACGTCAACCAGGAGGCCAGTGGCGTTATCTTGACGACCAGTGTTGTCAGAATGAAGGCCAGCGACGTCAAACAGAAGGCCAGTAACGTCAACCAAAATGCCAAAGCCGTGGACGTATTGGCTCTGTCCCGGGGCTACAGTCGCCTGTCGGGCTTCCAGCTCAGCCTGTCCCAGCTGCGGGGCATGGAGGTGAAGAAAGCGATCTGCTGGTGGCGCAGTCCTGTCCTCAGCCTCATCCAGCTCCTGCTGCCTGTCGTCTTCGCCGTGCTGGTCTATCCCGTGGCCAGGCAGTCCTTGACCTTGGTTACGCGAATTCAGGGATCGAAAG GTGAACACCCTCCACTGACGCTCAACCTCGACCCGTTCTGTGAGACCACGGTGCTCTACGGAGTCTTCGACTCGCTCGGCCCAGAACCCAACGTCACCCAGCCAGGGGTCAAACCCAAAGCCTCTGCCCGCAGCAGCCTGGGCAAGCTATACGCCGGTCAGTTTGGTGACAATCAGCACGAAGCTAAGGAGGTGGGCAGCTACAAGGAGATGTGCAAACTGACCACAGGCTTCTCGGTGCTGGACTTCTCCAGGAAGGTTATCGTGGGGGCCGCCTTCTGGACGTGGGGAAATGTGTCCGAGGTGTTGGCCATGGGCCTCTACAACCCCTTCCCGCTCCACGCAATGGACATCGCCACCGCCCTCGTCCTCAACGCCGTGGCCAAGGAGCGAATCAACAGCAGCGTCAACATCGTCCCAGTTCTCTACCCGCTTCCCGACAAGTCCCCGGTAACCCTCAGCCCCAGCCCGGAACAGAAAATAGCGATGCAGGGGATGTTGGGCCTACTGGCGGGCTTACTTGTGGGGCTCGGCATGTCGTTCCACGCCCCGCTCTTTGTCTCCTCCATCACCAGTGAGCGCGTGACGGGCTCCAAGCACTTGCAGCGTGTGAGCGGGATGAGCCCCGTGGTGTTCTGGACCGGCAACCTGCTATGGGACCTGGTGGTGTGCGCGCCCACCTTCGCCTTAGTCATCGGCGTACTGTGCCTGGCCGACCTTAACCCACTCAGTGGGGGCTTGCCACCCGCGGTCATCATCGTCCTCTTCGTGCTGTACGGTCCGGCCATGCTGGGTTTTAACTATCTCACGCACTTCTGCTTCACGACGGCGCTCAACGCCATGAccagtcttttttttctctacaTCGCTAGCGGCGTGTTCCTGCCGCTAATCGTCTTCTCGTTGTTCAACCGTATTGCAGGAGACCAAGGCATGGTCTACCTCCTCGACGCTGTGTGCAGTTTGTTGTTGCCAGCCTACAACCTCATCACGGCGTTGATCAAGCTTTTCTCCAACTACGAGAACCTTTCCCTGTGCGAATCGGCCGACTACAAGCAGACGTGCCTCGCGAGGGAGAGCCCGTGTTGCAAGGACTACGGCAAGGGTTGTGGCCCCAAGCCGTGTCTCGAGTTCACGGAGAACTACTGGGCAATTGAGGGCGGCGTGGGTAAGTACCTGATTTACTTGTCGGTGCAGAACGTGGTCTTCCTGCTGCTGACGCTGGAGATAGAGAGGCGGTGGCTGGCGTGGGGTGGCTGCTCCTGGCCCTGTTCCAAGGGGGTCGCCGCGAAAGGGGGCGGCGCAGAAAGGAGCGGCGTGGAGAGAGACGCGGACTTGGCGGAGGAATGGCGACGCATTGAGCGCAGCGACGTCATAAAGTTGTGCAAGCAGGATCGGGTGCTGCTCaaggtctct GACCTGAGCAAGACGTACTTAAGAGTGGCGGTGGATCATGACGGGGTGTGCGGCTGCGAGTCTACCACTTGGCGGGCTGTGGAACGGTTGTGCGTGGGAGTGGCGGAGAAGGAGTGTTTCGGGCTGCTGGGTCAGAGCGGGGCGGGCAAGTCCACCACCTTGAAGATGCTGACGGGCGAAGTCGTCATGACCAAGGGGCAAGCCTTCGTCAACGGCTACAGCGTCATGAGTCAGCTCCGCCAG GTCCAGCGCAGCATAGGGTACTGCCCGCAGACAGACCCGCTGATCGAACACATGACGTGCTACGAGACACTGGCCATGTTTGGGAGGCTGCGCGGCATCCCCGATTCACACCTGAATGACTGCGTCGCGTCGGTCCTCGAGGTCCTTGAGCTCGGCTCGCACGGCGCCAAGCGA GCGGGCAACCTGAGCGGGGGGATGAAGCGTAAGCTGACCACAGCGATGTCGCTGATCGGAGACCCCTCCGTCATCCTGCTGGACGAGCCCTTTACCGGCCTTGACCCCAGCGCGAGACGTCATCTTTGGGATGTCCTGTCCTCGGTCCGGTCAGGGGGGAGCACTCTCATCCTCACGTCGCacag CATGGAGGAGTGCGAGGCGCTGTGTACACGTGTGGCCATCATGGTCAACGGCAGAATGAAGTGTCTGGGCACCACGCAGCACCTCAAGTCGCGCTTTGGTCAAGGCTTCACGCTGTCGGTCAGGATGGGGCTGAAGAAGAACGGTCAGCTGGCTTCCTTCAACCCTCTCGTGACCTACGTCCAGAGCCACTTCCGCTCCGCCAAATGCTTCAACTCTGACCATTTGCAGGGCTACGCATACATCCAGATCCCGGACCCCCACACCCCTTTGTCGGCCGTGTTCCGCGCCCTGGAGAGCGCCAAGCTCGCTCTAAACGTGCAGGACTACAGCGTGCATCAGACTTCTCTCCAGCAGGTCTTCCTCGCCTTCACCTCTGACCAGCAACGATATCCACAACCAGAACAAGAACCATAG